CGACGGCAACTCCCGAAGCGATGGCAGCCATTCCGGCGGCAGCAGTAGTTATTACATCTCCGGTGACAATACCTGTAAAGGCCATGATCAGTATGGCAACAAGCAGACCGTATATGGCCTGAGTTTCCGGAATAACTGAAAAAACAAGTCCTTTACCAAACATGGAGTCCTTCTCGGCTGTTGCGGCTATCCCTGCCGCAGAAGCGATACCCTGACCGATTGCAGATACCGCAGCAAGACCGACAGCAAGACCGCAGCCAAGCGCCGCAATTCCAAGCGAGATGTCGGATACCGGACTGTCTGTGACAATTCCGGTAAATGTCATCAGAAGAATTGCGACAAGCAGCCCGTAAATTGCCTGTGTCTCAGGTATAACTGAGAAGACAAGTGCCTTGCCAAATATCTCCTGCTTCTCAGAGGCTGCGGCAATTCCGCCGGATGCCGCAATTCCCTGCCCAATTGCAGAAAGGCCGGCAAGACCTACTGCAAGGCCGCAGCCGACAGCAGCAAGCCCGGTGGCAGTGGTCGCAACCGGACTTCCGGAGAGGAGGCCTGAAAAGGCGAGTATCAGGATAGCAACGAGCAGACCATAGATGGCCTGTGTCTCAGGGATGACAGAGAATACAAGTGATCTTCCAAGTGCCTCATCACGCTGTGCTGTTGCTGCAATACCTGACGATGCGGCAATTCCCTGCCCGATTGCCGAAAGGCCGGAGACTCCTGCTGCTATTCCTGCACCAAGTGCGGCAAGTCCTGAAGCAACTGAGATCTCCTCACCGGTTCCGCCTATAATTCCGGTTGAGAGAAGTATCAAAATCGCAACAAGAAGGCCGTATATGCCCTGCGTCTGTGGAACAGCCTGAAAGACAAGCGCCTTGCCGAACTTCTCCGGTCTGACTGCCGCAACTCCCGCCCCGGTGGCACCGGCAATCCCCACACCTATTCCTGAGCCTACAGCCGCCATTCCAACGGCAGTTCCGGCACCGATGAGTGCCAGTGCAAGTCCCGGAGTTACAACTGTCATTTGAGATCACCCTTCTGACCGGTATAAAATCTTTTATATGTAAACGGCTTAAAACTCTCCCCGCCGCCGACATAGAATTTCCCGAAGAACTCAACGTACTGTAGCCTTAGAGAGTGGATAAAACCCCCAAGAACCTGGAGTATGAAATTTACCATATGTCCGGCAACGCAGAATACAGCCGCTGCTATGACGACTATTCCGCCAATCCCGGCCATCATTCCTGTAATTATATTAATTGTCATAGCAATGCCTCCTGTTGCAAGTGCCAGCGCAAGTATGCGGGAATATGACAGCCAGTCGCCCAGAAAACCTGTCAGGCTGAAAAATCCAAGTGGCCCTTCAAAAAGCATTATGGCTGCTACTGCTACAAAGGTGCCTGCAATTGCCGCTGTCTTTACACTCTGATCAAATTCTGCCCAGCCAAAGAACGAGAAGAGCAGAACTGCCGCACAAGGCTGAAGCAGAAACCATACGCCCTGTTCTTTAAGAATACCACTTCTGTTTCCGGCAGATAAATTTTTCCATGCTCCAAGAATCAGTCCGGCATTGAGGTGCAGGATACCAAATATCAGTGCGATTACCAGCATAAGAATGGGGTCTGCAAGCGGGTCTATAATTCCGGAAGTATAGTTTACCCCGGCAAATTTCGGCAGCAGGTCTCCAAAAAAACCACCTTCAAAAAATCCAAAGAACATCCCTGAAAAACCACAGGCGACAAGTGTCAGGGAGAGATCACGGAGATCTCCGTCATCCCTGCCGGCACCGTTGAGAATTAAGGCACTGAGAATTACAAGAAGAAGGCCATAGCCGACATCCCCAAGCATTATGCCAAACGTTATTACGAGGACCGGTGCTAAAAAGAGAGTCGGATCAATTTCTCCGTATTTGGGCGTTGAAAAGAGCTTTGTCAGCATCAGAAACGGACGAACGGCCGGGTGGTGAGTGCAGAGAACAGGGATCTCCTCAGATTCAGGATCGACCTTTTCAAATATGCAAAGAGACAGTCCAAATGAGGCATTGTCACATAATGACTTCAGTTTTTCCTTCTCTTTTTCCGGGACAAAACCCCTGATGACGGTCAGGTTTTTACCGGAATCTGCAAGCAAAAGTCCCTCACCACGACTTTTTATTACTGCAAGTTCTTCATGAAGGACCTGAAATTCCGGTAAATACTTCTCTTTAAGCTCAGCCTGCTCAGTTTTTATCTCAGCAGAACGTTCCTCAAGCAGTTTAATATTTCTGTCTATTACGGCTATTGCCTCAGCCGGTTTTCCGGACTCAAATCCCATACTGAATTCACGAAATGAGAATTTTTTCAGTGCACGCTCCACCTCGTCCGAGCAGTGCAGAAGTGAGGCTATTGCGATCACATGGCCGCCGCCGGTCTCCGTCTTTCTGAGGATATATCCGTCAATTTCCTTCGATTTCAGCTCGGTTATCAGCAGATCCGCCTCATCTTCCTCAAAAAATCCGGCTTTGACAGAGAGAAAT
The sequence above is a segment of the Methanoplanus limicola DSM 2279 genome. Coding sequences within it:
- a CDS encoding ATP synthase subunit C is translated as MTVVTPGLALALIGAGTAVGMAAVGSGIGVGIAGATGAGVAAVRPEKFGKALVFQAVPQTQGIYGLLVAILILLSTGIIGGTGEEISVASGLAALGAGIAAGVSGLSAIGQGIAASSGIAATAQRDEALGRSLVFSVIPETQAIYGLLVAILILAFSGLLSGSPVATTATGLAAVGCGLAVGLAGLSAIGQGIAASGGIAAASEKQEIFGKALVFSVIPETQAIYGLLVAILLMTFTGIVTDSPVSDISLGIAALGCGLAVGLAAVSAIGQGIASAAGIAATAEKDSMFGKGLVFSVIPETQAIYGLLVAILIMAFTGIVTGDVITTAAAGMAAIASGVAVGLAGFSGIGQGIAASSGIAATSEKDSMFGKSLVFTVIPETQAIYGLLVAILLMAFTGIITGDITITAAVGFASLGSGIAVGLAGLSAIGQGMTAASGIAATTAHAEAMGRSLIFAVMAETFAIFGLLIAILIMFGIGLFTG
- a CDS encoding V-type ATP synthase subunit I, whose amino-acid sequence is MLTPAEMSRLTLVIHKKSEEKLISALHESGLIEITDIADAPDDLKELLEGEQRRPDKQITELKSFLERSIEALKEEPLGSIGEIMAFFSPPKRQKADLRQRTPDETKDDIEKLRPEILRAIALRTESEEIREEKGRLKDERELLTLLNPFDFDLGYLGRSEFLSVKAGFFEEDEADLLITELKSKEIDGYILRKTETGGGHVIAIASLLHCSDEVERALKKFSFREFSMGFESGKPAEAIAVIDRNIKLLEERSAEIKTEQAELKEKYLPEFQVLHEELAVIKSRGEGLLLADSGKNLTVIRGFVPEKEKEKLKSLCDNASFGLSLCIFEKVDPESEEIPVLCTHHPAVRPFLMLTKLFSTPKYGEIDPTLFLAPVLVITFGIMLGDVGYGLLLVILSALILNGAGRDDGDLRDLSLTLVACGFSGMFFGFFEGGFFGDLLPKFAGVNYTSGIIDPLADPILMLVIALIFGILHLNAGLILGAWKNLSAGNRSGILKEQGVWFLLQPCAAVLLFSFFGWAEFDQSVKTAAIAGTFVAVAAIMLFEGPLGFFSLTGFLGDWLSYSRILALALATGGIAMTINIITGMMAGIGGIVVIAAAVFCVAGHMVNFILQVLGGFIHSLRLQYVEFFGKFYVGGGESFKPFTYKRFYTGQKGDLK